A genomic window from Nicotiana sylvestris chromosome 11, ASM39365v2, whole genome shotgun sequence includes:
- the LOC138880878 gene encoding uncharacterized protein, whose translation MVLQQQYREKGFKKYSELISLLLVAEQNNDLLMRNHENRPTGSTPLPEVDEVYSHYAKRGKGRGLIRGRGHGRGRGQGRNFPNVDHPPPQRKITAKSGKGKMRNQRQMVQKPNVIIAVEKAIGHIFIVPRHLVELYQASLKNKGPEANFVSDNNFDITHLDVADFFERSDGKIDHLIGDGSMVKDD comes from the coding sequence atggtcTTGCAACAACAATACAGAGAGAAAGGTTTCAAAAAGTACTCTGagttgatttctcttctccttGTGGCTGAGCAAAACAATGACTTACTCATGAGAAATCACGAAAATCGACCTACTGGGTCTACACCATTGCCTGAAGTGGATGAGGTGTATTCCCATTATGCTAAgcgtggaaaaggtcgtggccttattcgtggtcgtggtcatggccgtggccGTGGACAAGGAAGAAATTTTCCTAATGTTgatcacccccccccccaaagaaAAATAACCGCCAAAAGTGGAAAGGGAAAGATGAGAAACCAAAGGCAAATGGTTCAGAAACCGAATGTTATCATAGCGGTGGAAAAGGCCATTGGGCACATATTTATCGTACCAAGacatttggttgagctttatcaagcatctctaaAGAACAAAGGCCCTGAAGCTAATTTTGTCTCTGACAATAATTTTGACATCACCCACTTGGATGTGGCAGACTTCTTTGAGCGCTCTGATGGGAAAATAGACCACTTGATCGGTGATGGATCCATGGTTAAAGATGATTGA